A part of Capsicum annuum cultivar UCD-10X-F1 chromosome 6, UCD10Xv1.1, whole genome shotgun sequence genomic DNA contains:
- the LOC107873104 gene encoding rhodanese-like domain-containing protein 14, chloroplastic, which translates to MAALTSVSAGSTTASLQHRFHCVSYSSPKELCVTFGLATTVKRRFSLSYRSTLTIRSAATKPAKSPAEEDWSTKRAYLLEKRVRSVEPKEALRLQKENDFVILDVRPEAEFKEAHPEGAINVQIYRLIKEWTAWDIARRAAFAFFGIFSGTEENPEFLQIVESKLNKDEKIIVACSSGGTMKPTQNLPEGQQSRSLIAAYLLVLNGYTNIFHLEGGIYNWFKQELPAASEE; encoded by the exons ATGGCTGCTCTAACTTCAGTTAGTGCAGGTTCAACTACAGCTTCTTTGCAGCATCGATTTCATTGTGTATCATATTCAAGTCCCAAAGAATTATGTGTTACATTTGGCTTAGCTACCACAGTGAAGAGGAGATTCTCCTTAAGCTACCGTTCGACCCTCACAATTAGAAGTGCTGCTACTAAACCTGCAAAATCACCAG CTGAAGAAGACTGGTCAACTAAAAGAGCATATCTGCTTGAGAAAAGG GTGAGGAGTGTCGAGCCAAAGGAAGCGCTCAGACTTCAGAAAGAGAACGATTTTGTGATTCTTGACGTACGACCTGAGGCCGAGTTCAAAGAG GCTCATCCAGAAGGAGCTATCAATGTCCAGATATACAGGTTAATAAAGGAATGGACAGCATGGGACATTGCTAGGAGAGCTGCATTTGCCTTTTTTGGCATATTCTCTGGAACTGAAGAAAACCCTGAATTCCTACAAA TTGTTGAATCTAAATTAAACAAGGATGAAAAGATAATAGTAGCTTGCTCATCTGGAGGTACAATGAAGCCTACACAAAATCTTCCCGAGGGCCAACAGTCAAG GTCACTTATTGCTGCATATTTGCTAGTTTTGAATGGTTATACTAACATATTTCATTTGGAGGGAGGAATCTATAACTGGTTCAAACAAGAATTACCAGCAGCTTCTGAAGAATGA